From the genome of Plasmodium malariae genome assembly, chromosome: 9, one region includes:
- the PmUG01_09042900 gene encoding conserved Plasmodium protein, unknown function: MNKHLENVIPDEKEYKEECLFTSIDIFSGPHHYLNFYYICEIVFNDFNFISPYHCYFFLRNKYENIEKIESNFVQNTDFTSSNYNHVKLINEKKAIELFQNDATIYYDEKELTEEKRNSLEIVVDVINKLTIPDLMWVSQYLSENPEWNKNKLTWMEMIQRDKFRRYETMRDNLKETGSREIIYKVNTEDAEKVENKNMIKDFFFFGVLERKGQNKLGRIYMNIRNDLLKNTEIYTWLITNCNMQTDKNLVADIGIEEKYYEKKIVESNDICYNDTLIEETKKEISETLSCRMSNSFTIEEKTQNYFFEKKVYISFGKNDHNDIICLNPSISRFHCVLFFSKDYHLYLVDVGSKSRTRLNNTLCDIHKKYKIRNQDIISLGVSKRTYKIRIYIDNVLSYLDKKKNEINQKMKIMNEEIENPLKAKNMLKLKVSNIYYKCNENDIVDFFKDCGQIKKVQLYNLSAKKMFNSSWGTGAASDGTHKGNTDRNNCANLSKRKFLKEAIIDVYDEQTSAKIFQKNDMFFYGRKIYITYLPLEKHKSRGFNFNKKKEEKSNIQITYKSSKHSGDRIILSSERINYRKNKNEKIYTKRNHNMRRGDDEKAEIRCHRNYTSRKIGLKERHRGGSARRRTNRSCRRGESSSSSSRSRSRRRSESSGRSADNRRSASNRRSASSRRSESSRRSASNRRSASNRRSASNRRSASSRRSESSRRSASNRRSASNRRSVSCRRSASSRSSASSRRCASSRSSASSRRCASNRRSVSSRSSDGENSSRGRCGSSRRRDKRRKNKQSRLRKRFGEAHKYRMRSIGRKTENINSTRKRNNKGSTSTASERNSSYERYINKKLMGTKRCKL; this comes from the exons atgaacaaacaTTTGGAAAATGTAATACCTGATGAAAAAGAGTACAAAGAAGAATGTTTATTTACATCCATTGATATATTTAGTGGGCCAcatcattatttaaatttttattatatttgtgaaatagtttttaatgattttaattttatatcccCCTATCActgttatttctttttaagaaataaatatgagaATATAGAAAAGATTGAGAGTAATTTTGTGCAAAACACTGATTTCACTTCTTCCAACTATAACCATGTGAAactaataaatgaaaaaaaagcaatTGAACTATTCCAAAATGATGctacaatatattatgacGAAAAGGAGTTAACAGAAGAGAAGCGAAACTCGCTTGAGATCGTCGTTGATGTTATAAACAAGTTGACAATCCCCGATTTAATGTGGGTTTCGCAGTACCTAAGTgag AACCCTGAATGGAATAAGAACAAGTTAACATGGATGGAGATGATACAACGAGATAAATTTCGAAGATACGAAACTATGAgagataatttaaaagaaacgGGTAGTcgtgaaataatatataaggtAAATACTGAAGATGCGGAAAAAGtcgaaaataaaaatatgataaaagattttttcttttttggtGTCCTTGAAAGAAAAGGACAAAATAAGTTGGGTAGaatttatatgaacataagaaatgatttattaaaaaatacggAAATATATACTTGGCTGATAACAAACTGTAATATGCAAACAGATAAAAATTTAGTGGCAGATATTGGTATAgaggaaaaatattatgaaaagaaaattgtTGAGAGTAATGATATTTGTTATAACGATACATTAATTGAAGAaacgaaaaaagaaatttcagAAACCCTTAGTTGTAGGATGTCTAATAGTTTTACAATTGAAGAGAAAactcaaaattatttttttgaaaaaaaagtatatatatcattcGGGAAAAATGATCATAATGATATTATCTGTTTAAATCCATCTATATCCAGATTCCACTGTGTCttgtttttttctaaagATTATCATCTCTACTTAGTAGATGTAGGATCGAAATCTAGAACAAGATTAAATAATACCCTATGtgatattcataaaaaatataaaattcgAAATCAGGATATTATTAGTTTAGGAGTATCTAAaagaacatataaaattaggATATATATTGACAATGTTTTATCTTATCTagataagaaaaagaatgaaattaatcaaaaaatgaaaataatgaatgaagaaatagaaaatcCGTTGAAAGCAAAAAATATGCTCAAATTAAAAGTCTCTAATATTTACTATAAATGTAATGAAAATGATATCGTggatttttttaaagattgtGGTCAAATTAAAAAGGTACAACTTTATAATTTGTCAgctaaaaaaatgttcaacAGTAGTTGGGGTACAGGGGCAGCTAGTGATGGTACCCACAAGGGTAACACCGATCGTAATAACTGTGCAAACCTCTCGAAGCGAAAGTTTTTAAAAGAAGCCATAATTGATGTTTATGATGAACAAACTTCAgctaaaatttttcaaaaaaacgatatgtttttttatgggaggaaaatatatattacctaTTTACCCCTGGAAAAACACAAATCGCGTGGtttcaattttaataaaaaaaaagaggaaaaatcAAATATTCAAATTACATACAAAAGTAGCAAACATAGTGGCGATAGGATTATACTATCAAGTGAAAGGAttaattatagaaaaaataaaaatgaaaaaatatataccaaAAGAAATCATAACATGCGCAGGGGGGATGATGAAAAGGCGGAAATCAGGTGCCATAGGAATTACACAAGTCGCAAAATTGGCTTGAAGGAAAGACATAGGGGGGGCAGTGCTCGGAGGAGAACCAATAGGAGTTGCAGAAGAGGGGAAAGCAGCAGCAGCAGCAGCAGGAGTAGGAGTAGGAGGAGAAGTGAGAGTAGTGGGAGGAGTGCAGATAATAGGAGAAGTGCAAGTAATAGGAGAAGTGCAAGTAGTAGGAGAAGTGAAAGTAGTAGGAGAAGTGCAAGTAATAGGAGAAGTGCAAGTAATAGGAGAAGTGCAAGTAATAGGAGAAGTGCAAGTAGTAGGAGAAGTGAAAGTAGTAGGAGAAGTGCAAGTAATAGGAGAAGTGCAAGTAATAGGAGAAGTGTAAGTTGTAGGAGAAGTGCAAGTAGTAGGAGTAGTGCAAGTAGTAGGAGATGTGCAAGTAGTAGGAGTAGTGCAAGTAGTAGGAGATGTGCAAGTAATAGGAGAAGTGTAAGTAGTAGGAGTAGTGATGGTGAAAATAGTAGTAGAGGTAGATGTGGGAGTAGTAGACGCAGGGACAAACGAAGGAAAAACAAGCAAAGCAGGCTAAGAAAAAGATTTGGGGAAGCTCATAAATATAGAATGCGAAGCATAGGTAGGAAAACGGAAAACATTAATTCCACTAGAAAAAGGAATAACAAGGGTAGTACAAGTACGGCTAGTGAAAGAAATAGCTCTTAtgaaagatatataaataaaaaactaatgGGAACAAAAAGGTGCAAATTATGA
- the PmUG01_09043000 gene encoding RNA (uracil-5-)methyltransferase, putative, whose protein sequence is MSKFLLFLLSSFVLHSQKKQFCVVKGVLGKNSSVYELNKQGSLTKRERRNTSRSIGSSIAKRVRSSIAKRVRSSIAKRLAEGIAKGRSNRMNNNMDNNKEAIVEMGLQNLVRSNNSNVSLSLNNYSKNIKDSRSNTKLVKSNVISIFSFALKYMNKKSLNKWLRNNVKAPFCDTFVPHNKPLAYIKFKCSEDMKIFEKLIENKRFHPNDSLSTIKIYKFSKYSQKRKGSAEDSQVNRGSRDTGKNIGHNYGSNISGSESNNLSKDKHERKKQKVESSFNHDVKREEDNEEELLDLQSIMKLNRTQKYKSIENYVTPFYKYSYSDQIKIKHKFLEKCKDQILSNLKSKWMKQSLLFGDLESSLVEEELNLSNGCTNAGSGMTVHGNPRSGYKCYSNISSNNGTNNNGTVCGGKKNKKNETSKDSCLNKTVLSDIKMNNNNYREISLEKKMEEYDFEIDSPLYPDEKGINSYRNKCEFTISYDENNNVEIGFVTGKIRTYLNDNNEDKILNDDNNCNFSENNISNSASPINESHSTKLRNKKQKQSYYLNPIVKNVDDCIHIHPCMKQVVNEMKNIIKVSSYPVFDRVYKTGVWRLLVVRFNSRNELMITVQTYTLDQKKKKEIKKLLINRLTKKKDEAFMSFCNFKVVSLYLQEHDKSNDSSDQSPNEHLWGVEYLEEIILNNRFFLTPSCFFQVNHSSCEILYKQVINYINIDKKKKNYIFDLCCGTGTISICAANEIKEGDVHIIGIDICEESIISAKKNAEINKINQYKFIQGRVEELFASEIKNISEKNVNIIVIVDPPRSGLSNSVLNILSSNQLINQIIYVSCNPITLINNITNVLFLNENLKIKNLVFVDMFPHTFHLECITNVMKV, encoded by the exons ATGAGTAAATTTCTGCTATTTTTACTATCCTCTTTTGTATTACATAGTcagaaaaaacaattttgcGTAGTTAAGGGAGTTCTAGGAAAGAATTCCTCCGTGTACGAGTTAAACAAACAGGGTAGTTTGACGAAAAGGGAAAGAAGGAATACATCTAGAAGTATAGGAAGCAGTATAGCTAAAAGGGTAAGAAGCAGTATAGCTAAAAGGGTAAGAAGCAGCATAGCTAAACGTTTAGCTGAAGGAATAGCGAAAGGAAGATCGAACCGAATGAATAACAACAtggataataataaagaggCAATTGTCGAAATGGGGTTGCAAAACTTGGTAAGGAGTAACAATAGCAACGTTTCCTTATCATTGAATAATTACTCAAAGAATATAAAGGATAGCCGATCGAATacaaaattagtaaaaagCAATGTAATAAGTATTTTCAGTTTTGCattgaaatatatgaataaaaagaGTTTAAACAAATGGCTAAGAAATAATGTTAAAGCTCCTTTTTGTGATACATTTGTTCCACATAATAAACCCTTAgcttatattaaatttaaatgttcTGAAGACATGAagatatttgaaaaattgatAGAAAATAAACGATTTCATCCGAATGATAGTTTATCGactattaaaatttacaagTTTTCTAAATATTCTCAGAAAAGAAAAGGTAGTGCAGAGGATAGTCAGGTGAATCGTGGTAGCAGAGACACTGGAAAGAACATTGGCCATAACTATGGCAGTAATATTAGCGGCAGTGAGAGCAATAACTTGAGCAAAGACAAGCACGAAAGGAAGAAACAGAAGGTGGAAAGCTCATTTAACCATGATGTGAAAAGAGAAGAAGATAACGAAGAAGAATTATTAGATTTACAAAGTATCATGAAATTAAATAGAACACAAAAATACAAAAGCATAGAAAATTATGTAACAcctttttacaaatattcttattcagatcagataaaaataaaacataaatttttagaaaaatgcAAAGATCAAATTTTAAGCAACCTGAAGAGTAAATGGATGAAGCAGAGTTTGTTGTTCGGAGATTTGGAGTCCAGTCTTGTTGAAGAGGAGCTGAACCTGTCAAATGGGTGTACTAATGCAGGAAGTGGTATGACAGTACATGGTAACCCAAGAAGCGGTTACAAATGCTACAGTAATATTAGCAGCAATAACGGCACGAACAACAACGGTACCGTTTGTGGAGGGAAGAAAAACAAGAAGAACGAAACGAGCAAGGACAGCTGCCTGAACAAAACTGTACTAAGTGATatcaaaatgaataataataattacagaGAAATATcattagagaaaaaaatggaagagTATGACTTCGAGATAGATAGCCCTTTATATCCTGATGAAAAAGGAATTAATAGTTATAGGAATAAATGCGAATTTACCATTTcttatgatgaaaataataatgttgaAATTGGATTTGTAACTGGAAAGATTAGAACATATTTGAATGACAATAATGAAGATAAAATTTTGAACGACgataataattgtaattttagtgaaaataatataagtaaCAGTGCATCTCCCATCAATGAATCACATAGCACTAAACTTAGGAATAAGAAACAGAAGCAATCCTATTACTTAAACCCTATAGTTAAAAATGTTGATGACTGTATTCACATTCACCCCTGTATGAAACAAGTTGTAaacgaaatgaaaaatataataaaggtTTCCAGTTACCCCGTCTTCGATAGGGTTTATAAAACCG GTGTCTGGAGACTGCTGGTCGTTCGTTTCAACAGCAGAAATGAGCTCATGATCACTGTTCAAACCTATACATTggatcaaaaaaaaaaaaaagagataaaaaaattattaataaatagaTTAACGAAGAAAAAGGATGAAGCCTTTATGAGTTTTTGTAATTTCAAAGTCGTTTCCCTATATTTACAAGAACATGACAAATCAAATGATTCTTCTGATCAATCACCAAATGAACATTTGTGGGGAGTAGAATATTtagaagaaataattttaaataatcgATTTTTCTTAACACCGTCATGTTTTTTTCAAGTTAATCATAGTAGTTGTGAAATATTGTATAAACaagttattaattatataaatatagataagaaaaagaaaaattatatatttgatttatGTTGTGGTACAGGTACGATTAGCATTTGTGCAGctaatgaaataaaagaaggaGATGTACATATTATTGGTATTGATATATGTGAAGAAAGTATTATtagtgcaaaaaaaaatgcagagataaataaaattaatcaatataaatttattcaaGGAAGAGTTGAGGAATTATTTGCaagtgaaataaaaaatatttcagaaaaaaatgtaaatataattgttataGTTGATCCTCCAAGGAGCGGTCTGTCTAATAGTGTTCTTAACATTTTAAGTTCAAATCAACTTATTAaccaaataatatatgtctCATGCAATCCCattactttaataaataatataacaaatgtTTTGTTtcttaatgaaaatttaaaaataaaaaatcttgTTTTTGTCGATATGTTTCCACATACCTTCCACTTAGAATGTATTACAAATGTTATGAAGGTATGA
- the PmUG01_09043100 gene encoding conserved Plasmodium protein, unknown function: MSIIVALVMCSLLFLCKSDDLTSKNSENLLNKSLIDILNYNFSVNDVMGIFENIFKNSVDDFKIEEENHEIKNLQFKKYNFDQHNYNFMYTSFTDYCLKEVTSDKCYEYLNKDHMTNIFKNVNHKFYSRFSKEINELRYYTFEIEKLLKRKDDLNDKILRTFDEIKNSKSSLTKAMTKKSGKTLPIIKYFEEMSYNLKHANKSLSFYDMVIQYGNDLNCIIKGALVEYIYLYKQTKNYQKKLEKYIEKNARVLSKMHKKIILSIFYMISDMNKTNEKIDNIINKKVNEFNEWVSYENYNYVKKLKILKSNVDFNLDDINELIDNSKEKLEKNKIAFVNMSKYLSFQNPSKTIMSIIHFLNNKYSKDVNIFFIYNEEYMNFNFDQEKKKIKPCKINIDTKSTNNFNFVHLDFMETSKYENLLNSITNEQNDLKHVDRQKIENIVNEIFHPDEQGEDNNWIKEKEFEDAKSKISYSNLNEEVKLYTSKMEKSIDDTINDYYFFKPTIKRYIQSVRTLLRNAIFNFNKYIYSFEKNFTIHVSDSYRDSSLATDRGDKAPSDRQHDSKERNKKPQLGSELGVELNAGLNSELSDELGGELESELESELGSELIGELGEELGGEVGADVTEGVEKEAEDGAKETENSSENISNNRVENEVKNEAKNEVKNEAKNEIKSEAKNEVKNEAKNEIKSEAKNGTESKSNNQGKNIHDEDKKGESKNKDKFENNKDSEQYNEQDDEQSSGGDGERNNVDDNEESSENDNEESSENDNEQSSEDDNEQSSEDDNEQSSEDDNEQSSEDDNEQSSEDDNEQSSEDDNEQSSEDDNEQSSEDDNEQSSEDDNEENDADDNDCAYENNDAEKCGCGSNEKTTSSMSIFQSGTLKYLWRIPFINNLYNMWNKHKNKRANKKEVEDIDIYEVDKEEMEKIFTNFSNLNYEDSIKKIKENIFYALPDIEYILNVLRIYKENKEKNKDKNFFYDAFYGNDYIIIKSKGVHVETFIYPYFETLNLQLNEVETCSSKDYYTCMKKYVRDNIKKELINEKIVFVYLGIFKDEVFKLPKFKIVDDLKKAHLKQFLENPYEHNFLNNFFVKKYEEEYIFFQKLRIFTLYHSKYKNSNIYGIDFNFYVSYFSDADLEYLPLSYYHDSIIYFKVILATSKYGYQEIVPVDDEIIKFGLMLSLDNKNKNVHYLILSDVINDTDYNLVKSKTGVVKICEISYKKFKIKLINEKYKVQVTRNMKIILQKEVTFNNSKKRTLDYVDTFYDKMNKIMKNNMNLELFGKTFFVHLQRI; encoded by the exons ATGAGCATAATTGTAGCTCTCGTGATGTGCTCCCTTTTGTTCCTTTGTAAATCAGACGATTTGACGTCAAAGAATTCGGaaaatcttttaaataaaagtttaaTAGATATACTAAATTACAATTTCAGTGTAAATGATGTTATGggaatatttgaaaatatttttaagaacaGCGTTGATGATTTTAAAATTGAAGAAGAAAAccatgaaataaaaaatctaCAGTTTAAGAAGTATAATTTTGATCAGCATAATTATAACTTTATGTACACCTCCTTTACGGACTACT GCCTAAAGGAAGTTACAAGCGACAAGTGCTACGAATACTTGAATAAAGATCATATGacaaacatttttaaaaacgtGAATCACAAGTTCTATTCTCGTTTTagtaaagaaataaatgaattaagaTACTATACATtcgaaatagaaaaattattaaagagAAAAGATGATTTGaatgataaaattttacGAACATTtgatgaaattaaaaattcaaagAGTTCATTAACAAAAGCAATGACAAAGAAGTCAGGTAAAACATTACCTATTATTAAATACTTTGAAGAAATGTCGTATAATTTGAAACATGCAAATAAAAGTTTAAGTTTTTATGATATGGTTATACAGTATGGAAATGATTTAAATTGTATTATAAAAGGTGCTTTagttgaatatatatatctttacaagcaaacaaaaaattatcaaaaaaaattagaaaaatatatagaaaagaaTGCTCGAGTTTTATCAAAGATGcataagaaaattattttgagtATTTTTTACATGATTTCAGATATGAATAAAACCAATGAAAAAATAgacaatataattaataaaaaagtaaacgaATTTAATGAATGGGTAAGTTacgaaaattataattatgtaaaaaaactaaaaatattgaaatcaAATGTTGATTTTAACCTTGATGATATTAATGAACTTATTGATaattcaaaagaaaaattagaaaaaaataaaatcgcttttgttaatatgagcaaatatttatcttttcaaAATCCAAGTAAAACAATTATGTCCATTAttcattttcttaataataaatattccaaagatgttaatatattttttatatataatgaagaatatatgaattttaattttgatcaagaaaaaaaaaaaatcaaaccttgtaaaattaatattgaTACAAAATcaacaaataattttaattttgttcatttagaTTTTATGGAAACAtctaaatatgaaaatttactAAACTCAATTACCAATGAACAAAATGATCTCAAACATGTAGACAGacaaaaaattgaaaatattgtaaatgaaatatttcatCCAGATGAACAAGGAGAAGATAATAATTGgattaaagaaaaagaatttgAGGATgctaaaagtaaaatttctTATAGTAATCTGAATGAGGAAGTAAAATTGTATACAagcaaaatggaaaaaagtaTTGATGACACAATTaatgattattatttttttaaaccaACTATTAAAAGATACATACAAAGTGTTAGGACACTTTTAAGAAACgccatttttaatttcaataaatatatttattcttttgaaaaaaattttaccatACATGTGAGTGATAGTTATAGGGACTCTTCACTTGCCACCGACAGGGGAGACAAAGCACCTTCCGACAGGCAGCACGACTCGAaggaaagaaataaaaagccACAACTGGGTTCAGAATTAGGTGTTGAATTGAATGCGGGGTTAAATTCCGAGTTAAGTGATGAGTTAGGCGGCGAGTTAGAAAGCGAATTGGAGAGCGAGTTAGGAAGCGAGTTAATTGGCGAATTGGGTGAAGAGTTAGGGGGTGAAGTGGGAGCTGATGTAACAGAGGGCGTGGAAAAGGAAGCGGAAGATGGTGCAAAAGAGACTGAGAATTCTAGCGAAAATATCTCCAACAATAGAGTCGAAAATGAGGTCAAAAATGAGGCAAAAAATGAGGTCAAAAATGAGGCAAAAAATGAGATTAAAAGTGAGGCAAAAAATGAGGTCAAAAATGAGGCAAAAAATGAGATTAAAAGTGAGGCAAAAAATGGGACTGAAAGTAAAAGCAATAACCAAGGAAAAAACATCCATGATGAGGACAAAAAAGGAGAATCTAAGAATAAAGACAAATTCGAAAATAATAAGGATAGTGAGCAGTATAACGAGCAAGATGATGAACAGAGTAGTGGAGGCGATGGTGAACGAAATAATGTAGACGATAATGAAGAGAGCAGTGAAAACGATAATGAAGAGAGCAGTGAAAACGATAATGAACAGAGTAGTGAAGACGATAATGAACAGAGTAGTGAAGACGATAATGAACAGAGTAGTGAAGACGATAATGAACAGAGTAGTGAAGACGATAATGAACAGAGTAGTGAAGACGATAATGAACAGAGTAGTGAAGACGATAATGAACAGAGTAGTGAAGACGATAATGAACAGAGTAGTGAAGACGATAATGAACAGAGTAGTGAAGACGATAATGAAGAAAACGATGCAGATGATAATGATTGtgcatatgaaaataatgatgCAGAAAAATGCGGATGCGGCTCTAACGAAAAAACTACGAGCAGCATGTCCATATTTCAAAGCGGAACTCTAAAATACCTATGGAGGATACCTTTTATTAATAACCTATACAATATGTggaataaacataaaaacaaGCGagcaaataaaaaggaagttGAAGATATTGACATATATGAGGTAGACAAAGaggaaatggaaaaaatattcaccAATTTCAGTAACTTGAATTATGAAGAttcgataaaaaaaattaaagaaaatattttttatgccTTACCAgatattgaatatattttaaatgttttgcgaatatataaagaaaacaaagaaaaaaataaagacaaaaattttttttatgatgcATTTTATGGaaatgattatataattataaaatcaaAAGGTGTACATGTagaaacatttatttatccTTATTTTGAAACGTTAAATTTGCAATTAAATGAAGTAGAAACATGCAGTTCGAAGGATTATTATACGTGTATGAAAAAATACGTTCGagataatattaaaaaagaacttataaatgaaaaaatagtgTTTGTTTATTTAGGAATCTTTAAAGACGAAGTATTCAAATTgccaaaatttaaaattgtggatgatttaaaaaaagctcatttgaaacaatttttagaaaacccatatgaacataattttttaaataatttttttgttaaaaaatatgaagaagaatatattttttttcaaaaattaagaattttTACCTTATATCATtccaaatataaaaattcaaatatatatggtatTGATTTCAACTTTTAcgtttcatatttttcagaTGCAGACTTAGAATATTTACCATTATCCTACTACCATGATtccataatttattttaaagtaaTCCTTGCTACTTCGAAATATGGCTATCAAGAAATAGTTCCAGTAGatgatgaaataataaagtttGGTCTAATGCTTTCtttagataataaaaataaaaatgttcattatttaattttatcagaCGTGATAAATGATACAGATTATAATTTGGTTAAGAGCAAAACTGGGGTTGTCAAAATTTGTGAAATAtcttacaaaaaatttaaaataaaattgataaatgaaaaatataaagttcAAGTAACAAGAaacatgaaaattattttgcaaaaagaggttacttttaataatagCAAAAAGAGAACACTGGATTATGTAGATACATTTTATGATAAgatgaataaaattatgaaaaacaaTATGAATCTGGAACTATTCGGAAAAACGTTCTTTGTTCATTTACAAAGGATATAA
- the HSP70-3 gene encoding heat shock protein 70, putative — protein sequence MASFNKKNVMNILEKCVKNNLLKDKSRQLCTSKVNFNRASGDIIGIDLGTTNSCVAIMEGKQGKVIENSEGFRTTPSVVAFTNDNQRLVGIIAKRQAITNPENTVYATKRFIGRKFDEDATKKEQKNLPYKIVRAPNGDAWIEAHGKKYSPSQIGACVLEKMKETAENYLGRKVHQAVITVPAYFNDSQRQATKDAGKIAGLDVLRIINEPTAAALAFGLEKSDGKVIAVYDLGGGTFDISILEILGGVFEVKATNGNTSLGGEDFDQRILEYFISEFKKKENIDLKNDKLALQRLREAAETAKIELSSKTQTEINLPFITANQTGPKHLQIKLTRAKLEELCHDLLHGTIDPCEKCIKDANVKKDEINEIILVGGMTRMPKVSETVKQIFQNSPSKSVNPDEAVALGAAIQGGVLKGEIKDLLLLDVIPLSLGIETLGGVFTKLINRNTTIPTKKSQIFSTAADNQTQVSIKVYQGEREMASDNKMLGSFDLVGIPPAPRGVPQIEVTFDVDANAIINISAIDKMTNKKQQITIQSSGGLSKEEIEKMVQEAELNREKDQHKKNLTDSKNEAETLIYSSEKQIDDFKDKISDADKDELKQRISTLREKLSSEDLDAIKDATKQLQEKSWAISQEMYKNNAAQGAQQEQPKSETKTGENKDNA from the coding sequence ATGGCATCgtttaataagaaaaatgttatgaatattttagaaaaatgtgtaaagaataatttattaaaagataaaagtCGTCAATTATGTACGAGCAAGGTAAATTTTAATAGAGCGTCCGGAGATATAATAGGTATCGACTTAGGTACTACGAATAGTTGTGTTGCAATTATGGAAGGAAAACAAGGAAAAGTTATTGAGAATTCAGAAGGTTTTAGAACAACACCGTCAGTAGTAGCTTTTACAAATGATAATCAAAGATTAGTTGGAATTATTGCAAAAAGGCAAGCAATAACAAATCCAGAAAATACCGTATATGCAACAAAAAGATTTATAGGTAGAAAATTTGATGAAGATGcaacaaaaaaagaacaaaagaaTTTGCCTTACAAAATTGTTAGAGCGCCAAATGGAGATGCGTGGATAGAAGCACAcgggaaaaaatattcaccGAGTCAAATAGGTGCTTGTgtattagaaaaaatgaaagaaactGCAGAAAATTATTTAGGAAGAAAAGTGCATCAAGCTGTTATTACAGTACCAGCATATTTTAATGATTCTCAAAGACAAGCAACAAAAGATGCAGGTAAAATTGCAGGTTTAGATGTATTAAGAATTATTAACGAACCAACAGCAGCTGCTTTAGCATTTGGATTAGAAAAAAGTGATGGAAAGGTAATTGCAGTATATGACTTAGGAGGTGGTACATTTGATATATCTATTTTAGAAATTTTAGGAGGTGTATTTGAAGTAAAAGCAACAAATGGTAATACATCCTTAGGAGGGGAAGATTTTGATCAAAGAAttttagaatattttatatcagaatttaagaaaaaagaaaatattgatttaaaaaatgataaattagCTTTACAAAGATTAAGAGAAGCAGCAGAAACAGCTAAAATTGAATTATCAAGTAAGACACAAactgaaataaatttaccaTTTATTACTGCTAATCAGACTGGACCGAAACATTTGCAAATTAAATTGACTAGAGCTAAATTAGAAGAATTATGTCATGACTTATTACATGGAACTATTGATCCTTGTGAGAAATGTATTAAAGATGCAAATGTTAAAAAGGAtgaaattaatgaaataatctTAGTTGGTGGTATGACAAGAATGCCAAAGGTATCAGAAACagtaaaacaaatttttcaaaattccCCATCAAAAAGTGTGAACCCAGATGAAGCAGTTGCTTTAGGTGCAGCTATACAAGGAGGTGTTTTAAAAGGagaaataaaagatttaCTTCTTTTAGATGTTATTCCTTTATCATTAGGTATAGAAACTTTAGGTGGTGTATTTactaaattaattaatagaaATACAACAATCCCAACAAAGAAATCGCAAATATTTTCCACAGCTGCCGATAACCAAACACAAGTTAGTATTAAAGTTTATCAAGGAGAAAGAGAAATGGCTAgtgataataaaatgttagGCTCTTTTGATTTAGTTGGTATTCCACCTGCACCTAGAGGTGTTCCACAAATTGAAGTTACATTCGATGTTGATGCTAATGCAATTATTAACATATCCGCTATTGATAAAATgacaaataaaaaacaacaaATTACTATTCAAAGTAGTGGTGGTTTGAGTAAAGAAGAAATTGAAAAGATGGTTCAAGAAGCTGAATTAAATAGAGAAAAAGATCAACACAAGAAAAATCTAACCGATTCTAAAAACGAAGCAGAAACTCTAATTTACAGTTCAGAAAAACAGATAGATGATTTCAAGGATAAAATCTCAGATGCAGATAAGGATGAGTTAAAACAAAGAATTTCGACCCTACGAGAAAAATTATCTTCAGAAGATTTGGATGCAATCAAAGATGCTACGAAACAGTTACAAGAAAAATCTTGGGCTATTTCACAAGagatgtataaaaataatgctgCTCAGGGTGCACAACAAGAACAACCAAAGAGTGAAACCAAAACAGGGGAGAATAAAGACAATGCATAA